The Entomobacter blattae nucleotide sequence TCGCGTATTAATATTGTCACCTCTGGCACCCCGATGGTGATTGCCCAGATCAAAGCCCAGCTGAACCGTCTTGTGCCGGTTTATAAGGTTGCCAACCTTAGCCAGGGGGGCGAAAAGCCCATTACCCGTGAAATGCTGCTGATAAAGGTTGAAGGCCATGGGGAGTCTCGCTCAGAGGCTCTGCGCCTGGCTGAGGCCTATCGGGCCCGGGTGGTGGATGCCACAACGCACTCTTTTGTGTTTGAGCTTACCGGTTCTCCCAGCAAGCTTGATACTTTTGTCAACCTTATGTATCCGTTGGGACTGGTAGAAGTTTCCCGGACAGGGGTTGTTGCTATGTCTCGTGGTTCTACGGGGCTTTAGCCAGTTTTAACCCAGTGAATTTTAAAAGTAAGAGAGAAGGTAAATGCGCGTATATTACGACCGTGACGCAGATGTAGGGCTTATTCGTGGGAAAAAGGTTGCCATTATTGGCTATGGTAGCCAGGGCCATGCCCATGCCAATAACCTTAAGGATAGTGGCGTAGCTGAGGTAGTGATTGGCCTGCGCCCCGAATCTTCAGCCAAGGCCAAGGCAGAGGCTGCTGGTTTTAAGGTGATGACGGCCTCAGAGGCTGCGGCCTGGGCCGATGTTGTGATGATTCTGACCCCCGATGAAGGCCAAGGTGACCTTTATAAGGAGCATCTTGAAAAGAACCTTAAGAAAGGGGCAGCGATTGCTTTTGCTCATGGTCTTGCTGTTCATTTTCGCATTATAGAACCTCGACCTGATCTTGATGTGTTTATGATTGCTCCGAAAGGCCCTGGCCATACTGTGCGTTCTGAGTATCAGAAAGGGGGTGGGGTGCCATGCCTGGTTGCTGTAGCGCAGAACCCGTCTGGGAATGCGCTGGAAATTGCCCTTTCTTATGCCTCTGCCATTGGCGGTGGCCGTGCAGGGATTATTGAAACCAATTTCCGTGAAGAATGCGAAACAGACCTGTTTGGTGAGCAAGCCGTGTTATGCGGTGGTTTGGTTGATTTGATCCGCGCAGGGTTTGAAACTCTGGTTGAAGCAGGTTATGCCCCTGAAATGGCCTATTTTGAGTGTCTTCATGAGGTCAAGTTGATTGTAGACCTTATTTATGAGGGTGGTATTGCCAATATGAATTATTCTATTTCCAACACCGCAGAATATGGGGAATATGTGTCTGGCCCACGGGTGATTACGGCAGAAACTAAAAAGGCGATGAAGGGCGTGCTGAAAGACATTCAGGATGGCACCTTTGTGCGTAATTTTATTCTTGAGAACAAATCGGGTATGGTTGGTTTTAAAGCGCGCCGTAATCTGGCCAATGAACATCAGATTGAGCAGGTGGGAGAGAAGCTCCGGACTATGATGCCTTGGATTAGTAAGAATCGCCTGGTGGATAAAAGCAAAAACTAGGTCGAGGCACCCAATTCGTTAAATTAAAACCGCTGCGATGATCATTGCGGCGGTTTTTTATTGTAACTGGGTTGATGAACTGTAACTGGCCTTGATGAAGGCCTTCATTGAGGGAGACAGCTATTGGTGAAGTGCGATGTCACAAGAGCGCAAATCTTGAGAGCGCAAATCTTGCCATCATGGTTCAAATGTTTCCTGGCCTGCTGAATAAAGAAAAAAGCCGTCTTGGTCTTGACCTTAAACTGACATTGACTCTGACATGTCATCATATTCTGTGGCACCAGTGAGGGGCACCAGTGAGGGGCACCAGTGAGGGGCAGCAGTAGGGGGCACCAGTGGCGCGCGCCACCAAGTAGGAGCCACAGAGGCCCTCCCCAGTAGGGATCAGCCAGTGGTGGATGCCAGTAGAGGATGTCATCAGTGAGGGAAGACGGTCAACGTTCACGTATGAATATTGTCACCCTGATGGTACCTTAATGGCACCCCGATGTCACTACGATGATGCCCCAATGGTGATTGCTCAGATCAAAGCCCAGCTGAACCGTCTTGTGCCGGTTTATAAGGTTGCCAACCTTAGCCTGGGAGGCAAGAAAAGCCCATGACCTGTGAAATGCTGCTGATAAAGGTTAAAGGTCATGGAGAATCTTGCTCAGAGGCTCTGCGTTTAGCTGAGGCCATCGGGCTCGGGTGGTGGATGCTCGCTTTAGGAAGTTCTACAATGGGTTTTTTAGCATCTTGCCCTATTTAGGGTCTTACCACATTTAGCACCTTGCCACATTGTTAATATAGGAGTTGCTAACATGAATAAGGCTATTTCCCATTGGAATTCTTGATAGGAAGCAGTTCGAGAAGGACTTACGGAAAATTGCACCTTATATGTTGATGGCGAATCAACAGCATGCACAAATTGATATTATTCTAGTCATGCAGGAGGAGCCTTCTGACCTCTATAGAGCAAGACGATGGAGAATAGGTTTTAGCCCACGGGTTTTAATTACGGCAGAACCTAAAAAGGCTCTGGAAGGCGTAAGGGCGGGGCCAGTAAAGCCTTATATCCTTGCGGGGGAACAGCCCATTGAGAGGGCTTTGTTAAGAAAGTGCTTTCTTTCTGTCGAGGTCTTGTTTTTTCTGTCATGGTCTTATTGTTA carries:
- the ilvN gene encoding acetolactate synthase small subunit produces the protein MMESDQIVSATFAILVENESGALARVIGLFSGRGYNIESLTVAPVGEDGKRSRINIVTSGTPMVIAQIKAQLNRLVPVYKVANLSQGGEKPITREMLLIKVEGHGESRSEALRLAEAYRARVVDATTHSFVFELTGSPSKLDTFVNLMYPLGLVEVSRTGVVAMSRGSTGL
- the ilvC gene encoding ketol-acid reductoisomerase, translated to MRVYYDRDADVGLIRGKKVAIIGYGSQGHAHANNLKDSGVAEVVIGLRPESSAKAKAEAAGFKVMTASEAAAWADVVMILTPDEGQGDLYKEHLEKNLKKGAAIAFAHGLAVHFRIIEPRPDLDVFMIAPKGPGHTVRSEYQKGGGVPCLVAVAQNPSGNALEIALSYASAIGGGRAGIIETNFREECETDLFGEQAVLCGGLVDLIRAGFETLVEAGYAPEMAYFECLHEVKLIVDLIYEGGIANMNYSISNTAEYGEYVSGPRVITAETKKAMKGVLKDIQDGTFVRNFILENKSGMVGFKARRNLANEHQIEQVGEKLRTMMPWISKNRLVDKSKN